The DNA region TCCAGTACGTCGAGAAGCTTTTTAGCCTTACTGTCCGTAGCACTGTCAAAAAACCGTTCTAAAGCTTGACGAATGGACGTGGAGTCTTGCAAAGAACAGCAAACGTTTGCCTTCGTCACGGGCAAACCAAAGCATTCGGGACCTTTCCTCCGGGGACTTGGCTAGCCGATTGCCGCCTGGGTCCCTTTTCGGCCGATTTCGAGACCTTGGCATTGTGAGCGCCATTTACAAACTTGTCGGCAGCGCTCGTCCATTATCGTTTTCAGGGTTTGAAGACTGCCGGGAGATCGACCGCCACACCGAGTGGCACGAAGTGTTTTAGGTTCTCCGCTATTACGGTTAGGCCGTAAGCTTTAGCCGTTGCGGCTATGATGACATCACCGAGGCCGGGATGACGGCCTTTAGCTGTCGCCATATCCTCCATCGCTCCGGCTATCCGGGCAACGATGGGGTCCACGTTCAAGATACGATCTCCGAACGATTCCAAGATGAAATCCAGCCATGCATTCAGACGCTTGGCCCTTTCGATCACTCCCCGCCTGTGAAGGCTGCGCATGCCTTTCTCGACTTCGGCAATGGTTATTGCCGACAGATAAAGCGCGTCCGCTTCGCCTTGCTCATGGAACCACGCTTTCACCGCGTCGGATGGCTTTTCTTTTTTATCAGGCGAGAATTTGCTGATGATGTTAGTGTCCAACAGCAGGCCATTATTCAAAGTCGATTTCCCTCATTTTCGAGGGGTTTCGTTCCAGATCGGCGGGGCCGGGATACGACATCAGGAAATCCCCGAAATTCGGCCGTGGCTTCTTCAAAGCCTTTTTGGCAGCTTCCGCCGCCTCGACGCTGACAAGCACCGCAGCGGGCTTGCCGTGCCGTGTAATGGTGACGAAATCGCCGTTCGCTGCTTCATCCACCAGAGCGGCGAAACCGGCCTTT from Rhizobium sullae includes:
- a CDS encoding type II toxin-antitoxin system Phd/YefM family antitoxin translates to MSTISVAEAKAGFAALVDEAANGDFVTITRHGKPAAVLVSVEAAEAAKKALKKPRPNFGDFLMSYPGPADLERNPSKMREIDFE
- a CDS encoding type II toxin-antitoxin system VapC family toxin, with protein sequence MNNGLLLDTNIISKFSPDKKEKPSDAVKAWFHEQGEADALYLSAITIAEVEKGMRSLHRRGVIERAKRLNAWLDFILESFGDRILNVDPIVARIAGAMEDMATAKGRHPGLGDVIIAATAKAYGLTVIAENLKHFVPLGVAVDLPAVFKP